In Quercus robur chromosome 11, dhQueRobu3.1, whole genome shotgun sequence, the following proteins share a genomic window:
- the LOC126705156 gene encoding uncharacterized protein LOC126705156: MEDAKRRALIKSQAVKKKESGEVVPKGSASASKRKPTSKSDRPFKQPKISLEPVVGLMAEGAKTVTPAKHGTGKGFMTAPDSKQERPPPLLRDDSKFALEKLSSIITAEDYEDLGNHSTEAMGETGLFAVAQSLVMMKGLLDRCLNRESTLDRVRAKAEQAEEELGQLHKWRSNMEKKLELSEKARKELEQKSDEALTVIEKKEKEIKELKEEIRHAKEVAVKEYRDSDSLLSELADSFLQGFDDSLRQVKKAYPELDVSMIKVDDQGQTSALPVASENTEDLFGDDTAQDDRESTLPKDVPDADPKKVD, encoded by the exons atggaagaCGCAAAAAGGAGAGCTTTAATTAAATCACAAGCCGTCAAGAAGAAGGAATCCGGCGAGGTGGTACCTAAGGGGTCGGCTTCAGcctcgaagaggaaaccgacatCAAAATCTGACCGTCCGTTTAAGCAACCCAAGAtctctcttgaacctgtggttggCTTGATGGCTGAGGGTGccaagaccgtcaccccagctaAGCATGGGACGGGAAAAGGTTTCATGACGGCCCCAGACTCTAAACAAGAGAGACCTCCTCCCCTCCTCCGTGACGACTCCAAGTTTGCGTTGGAGAAGTTGTCGTCCATTATTACGGCGGAAGATTATGAGGATCTGGGAAACCACTCGACGGAGGCTATGGGAGAGACGGGCCTCTTTGCTGTTGCTCAG tccttggtcatgatgaagggattACTGGACCGGTGTCTCAATCGTGAGAGTACTTTGGACCGGGTGCGTGCAAAGGCGGAACAGGCGGAGGAAGAGCTTGGTCAACTCCATAAATGGAGGTCCaatatggagaagaagctggagctttctgagaaggcAAGGAAAGAGCTGGAGCAGAAGTCGGACGAGGCGTTGACGGTTatagagaagaaggagaaggagattAAAGAACTGAAGGAAGAGATCCGTCATGCTAAAGAGGTAGCCGTCAAGGAGTACCGCGACTCAGACTCCTTGTTGAGCGAGTTGGCAGACTCTTTCCTGCAAGGCTTTGATGACTCGctccgtcaagtcaagaaggcCTACCCCGAGTTGGATGTGTCAATGATCAAAGTTGACGACCAAGGCCAGACTTCTGCTCTTCCCGTCGCTtccgaaaatacggaggacctcTTTGGAGACGATACAGCTCAGGACGACAGAGAGTCAACCTTGCCGAAGGATGTTCCGGATGCCGACCCTAAGAAAGTTGATTGA